Proteins encoded within one genomic window of uncultured Desulfobacter sp.:
- a CDS encoding HD domain-containing phosphohydrolase: MAFGLSILYVGSRCPKDFTSEDSNFSLACVNTPDAIKNLKQRPDIVLMDPFLHGTDVDLEKIRSWFAKFHVNKFQFSPAVFVIVPEETQKSVRLSIMEFGADHVVAWPLDTRELKIKAKGAIDRLHLEQTLFSKTGSLEKSFGYLDRFKRELKEIKDELLEDKSNLNTALKQIHQMSQERRRLKKNLLDSKAQTAADVEGFSRMLYTLIRQRVELNRGHGERVGEIACFIASQMGVSQKQLEDLSKAGMLHEIGLLFLSDDYISEKMAGGGEADQDSDSSTPTLYDQAMRVQFPVKGAQLLSHCRGFEGASAIIRYLNENVDGTGYPDGLKRHHIPLASRILAAADELDTLRENNRSAGIQALLSELEPMIGSRLDPQVAGWLEKYVVLHLSGEHLKVRGVGVEQLKPGMTLSATLFTQTGTKLLPAGQTLTRQAIDKIIQYHRAYPVDETVYIKV, encoded by the coding sequence ATGGCTTTCGGCCTTTCCATTTTGTATGTGGGGTCTCGGTGTCCCAAGGACTTTACGTCTGAAGATTCGAACTTTTCCCTTGCCTGTGTTAATACGCCGGATGCGATAAAAAATCTGAAACAACGACCGGATATTGTGCTCATGGATCCCTTTCTCCACGGCACGGATGTTGACTTGGAAAAGATTCGGTCGTGGTTTGCTAAGTTCCATGTTAATAAATTTCAATTTTCTCCGGCGGTTTTTGTTATCGTGCCTGAAGAAACCCAGAAAAGTGTCCGATTAAGTATTATGGAATTTGGTGCTGATCATGTGGTGGCTTGGCCTTTGGATACCCGGGAGCTTAAAATTAAAGCTAAAGGCGCAATAGACAGACTTCATCTTGAGCAGACACTTTTTTCCAAGACCGGTTCCCTTGAAAAATCTTTTGGGTATCTGGATCGGTTTAAGCGTGAATTAAAAGAAATCAAAGATGAGCTGCTTGAGGACAAAAGCAATCTGAACACAGCTTTAAAACAGATCCACCAAATGTCCCAAGAGCGTAGGCGTTTAAAGAAAAATCTTTTGGATAGTAAGGCACAGACGGCCGCGGATGTGGAAGGATTTAGCCGCATGCTTTATACGTTAATTCGTCAGCGGGTGGAGCTTAATCGCGGCCATGGTGAGCGTGTGGGAGAAATTGCCTGCTTTATCGCAAGCCAAATGGGCGTATCTCAAAAACAGTTGGAGGATCTGTCAAAAGCTGGTATGCTTCATGAAATAGGACTTCTTTTCCTTTCAGATGATTATATTAGCGAAAAAATGGCCGGTGGGGGAGAAGCAGATCAAGATTCCGATAGCAGCACCCCTACATTATATGATCAAGCGATGAGAGTGCAATTCCCGGTTAAAGGTGCTCAATTACTCAGCCATTGCCGGGGGTTTGAAGGGGCTTCAGCGATTATCCGTTATTTGAATGAAAATGTGGATGGCACAGGGTATCCGGATGGCTTGAAACGTCACCATATACCTTTGGCATCAAGAATTCTGGCCGCTGCGGATGAACTGGATACGCTGCGGGAGAACAACAGATCTGCGGGGATTCAAGCGTTGCTTTCAGAACTTGAGCCGATGATCGGCAGCCGACTTGATCCGCAGGTCGCAGGATGGCTTGAAAAGTATGTGGTGCTGCATCTGAGTGGGGAGCACCTCAAAGTTCGTGGTGTCGGTGTGGAGCAGCTTAAACCTGGAATGACGCTCAGTGCAACACTGTTCACCCAAACCGGCACCAAACTGTTGCCGGCGGGGCAGACCCTGACTCGTCAGGCCATTGATAAGATCATACAATACCACAGGGCATATCCTGTAGACGAAACTGTGTATATAAAGGTATGA
- a CDS encoding S8 family serine peptidase yields the protein MKTEKAQAGNTNESRRVFVRLRSKVSESNDSKAKKRRSIKGLKKEARLKAEKRRSIKELKKEARLNQQEFVKYLEEENSGQVRPFWLSNCVALTATDQEIEKLLTHPDVESIVDNVVLSIPPIIQEESVTDQTDLNLWNHSMVGLDKIKDFGLSGANIRVGHLDTGIEPDNSELAGKVSAWAEFGSDGEKIESLPHDGHYNGHGTHSASVIAGNNTGVAPGVTILSALVLNNLGSGTMEQVLAGMQWVLDPDGDPETDDGAQIVNMSWGAMGSSDVLNEAVKNMKNANVLPVGAIGNYGESTTLSPGNTPDAVGVGAVGKNSYVAWFSGGADVYWSDISVTKPNIAAPGVNIPGMGLNGEYQLMSGTSFAAPHVAGAAALLLELYPDLNLAQLSSFLYNTSLDAGDSGLDIRYGHGILNVASAVDALNLYAERINTNDLIIKTVQDNSSYTTQTFRSYFSNGENVLDGEYTETSAFYKDEEFIGLSDVNGDGFSDLVVTESRQTGSGWYDHDYLVYLSKEGNGLASYPDTWFSFSSTSSEGLKVIGLSDINGDKRSDLIYVTEQISYGKKYTVKVLLSVDDQKFVNDSSPWLEFSTLSDWQNTFYLGDMNGDGKSDILVESKNTKYTYYTPVIYYVAKSNGVQASSLSNWLVRYDIPGMTDYLLHYVKDVNGDGFDDLIFTGQEAVRGRLPIYISKSNGSSKFYKEQSWGQVYFDDTAAFSGMADLNNDGAYDLIIAHDDNYTFQCDAWLSNKQDNFLESSSGWCDIDYNSYATDIQFIGTGNVGIASWENN from the coding sequence TTGAAAACAGAAAAAGCACAAGCCGGCAACACAAATGAATCCAGAAGGGTTTTTGTTCGGCTGAGAAGTAAGGTGTCTGAAAGCAATGACTCTAAGGCTAAAAAAAGAAGATCGATTAAGGGATTAAAAAAGGAAGCCCGCCTTAAGGCTGAAAAAAGGAGATCGATTAAGGAATTAAAAAAGGAAGCCCGCCTTAATCAGCAGGAGTTTGTTAAGTATCTGGAAGAAGAAAATTCAGGTCAGGTCCGACCTTTTTGGCTGTCTAACTGTGTTGCATTGACAGCTACTGATCAGGAAATAGAAAAACTTTTAACTCATCCCGATGTTGAATCTATAGTCGATAATGTAGTTCTCAGTATCCCCCCAATTATCCAAGAGGAGTCCGTCACAGATCAAACTGATTTAAATTTATGGAATCATTCCATGGTGGGGCTTGATAAAATAAAAGATTTTGGACTCAGCGGGGCTAATATACGGGTCGGTCACCTTGATACCGGCATAGAGCCGGACAATTCCGAATTGGCAGGGAAAGTATCTGCCTGGGCTGAGTTCGGATCCGACGGTGAAAAGATCGAAAGCCTTCCCCATGACGGCCATTACAACGGCCATGGTACACATTCGGCAAGCGTTATTGCCGGCAATAACACAGGGGTTGCTCCCGGTGTAACCATTCTTTCGGCTTTGGTGCTTAATAATTTGGGGTCCGGAACTATGGAACAGGTCCTGGCCGGAATGCAGTGGGTACTTGATCCCGACGGAGATCCTGAGACTGATGACGGTGCGCAAATTGTAAATATGTCATGGGGTGCCATGGGTTCTTCAGACGTTTTGAATGAAGCCGTTAAAAATATGAAGAATGCCAATGTCTTGCCGGTTGGCGCCATTGGTAATTATGGAGAGAGTACAACCCTTTCCCCTGGTAATACGCCGGATGCAGTGGGTGTTGGGGCAGTTGGTAAAAATAGCTATGTGGCATGGTTTTCCGGCGGTGCTGATGTGTACTGGAGCGATATTTCAGTTACCAAGCCTAATATTGCGGCACCAGGGGTGAATATCCCCGGAATGGGTTTAAACGGAGAATATCAATTGATGTCCGGTACCTCTTTTGCCGCGCCTCACGTTGCCGGCGCAGCTGCATTGCTCCTGGAGCTGTATCCGGATTTGAATTTGGCTCAATTAAGCAGTTTTCTGTATAATACGTCTCTTGATGCCGGAGATTCTGGTCTTGACATACGTTACGGTCATGGTATCTTAAACGTCGCTTCTGCCGTTGATGCGCTAAACCTTTATGCCGAGAGGATTAACACAAACGATTTGATAATCAAAACGGTTCAGGATAACAGCAGCTACACAACTCAGACATTTAGAAGCTATTTTTCAAATGGTGAAAACGTTCTCGATGGGGAATACACTGAAACGTCCGCTTTTTATAAGGACGAAGAATTTATAGGGCTTTCCGATGTAAATGGGGACGGGTTTTCAGATCTGGTTGTAACAGAAAGTCGTCAGACTGGGTCTGGTTGGTATGACCACGATTATCTGGTGTACTTGTCCAAGGAAGGAAACGGCTTGGCCTCATACCCGGACACATGGTTTTCTTTTTCTTCAACGTCTTCCGAGGGGCTTAAGGTGATTGGGCTTTCCGATATAAACGGAGATAAACGATCTGATTTGATTTATGTTACAGAGCAGATCAGTTATGGTAAAAAATATACTGTCAAAGTGTTGCTATCCGTGGACGACCAGAAATTTGTAAATGATTCAAGCCCCTGGCTTGAATTTTCTACGCTATCCGATTGGCAGAATACGTTTTATCTGGGGGATATGAACGGAGATGGGAAATCAGACATTCTTGTTGAGAGCAAAAACACAAAATATACTTATTACACACCGGTTATATACTACGTGGCCAAGTCGAATGGTGTCCAGGCTTCATCGCTTAGTAATTGGTTGGTCAGATATGATATCCCGGGTATGACGGATTATCTCCTGCATTACGTCAAAGACGTCAATGGGGATGGGTTTGATGACCTAATTTTTACAGGGCAAGAAGCGGTCCGGGGAAGGCTTCCGATTTATATCTCAAAATCTAATGGCTCCTCAAAGTTTTACAAGGAGCAGTCCTGGGGACAGGTATACTTTGACGACACCGCAGCGTTTTCCGGCATGGCAGATTTAAATAACGATGGGGCATATGACCTTATCATTGCTCATGACGATAATTATACGTTTCAATGTGATGCCTGGCTTTCCAACAAGCAAGATAATTTTCTTGAATCGTCTTCCGGCTGGTGCGATATTGATTATAATTCATATGCCACTGATATTCAATTTATTGGAACAGGCAATGTTGGCATAGCAAGTTGGGAAAACAATTAA
- a CDS encoding peptidyl-prolyl cis-trans isomerase yields MSSLRVLQPGRRFYYVIMFIFALSFICALPLYGEPEQLSTSSNDPVIATFNNGVIKKSEFYQAIQDFKKKTGKQDVSIEERKRLVNNLIIRHLILRHPSAQEIKSEKNFIRAIKAYENATIIKFFLEKEIGRKMIATDEEIRKFYDANPDRFKTSKKASTLVILLRNREEAELVKKKIESGEDFSALVAHYSVDLSTVKNGGKLLVEDGKVLPVIGKAVFSLKENEISPILETNYGYSIFKVEKIIPAETKSFEAARDEVKTQILKQKEAEAFLQMEERLKKGAEIKISEKLL; encoded by the coding sequence ATGAGTTCATTGCGGGTATTACAACCAGGCAGAAGATTTTATTATGTCATCATGTTTATTTTTGCTCTTTCCTTTATATGTGCCCTTCCGCTGTACGGTGAACCGGAACAGCTGTCAACGTCATCAAACGATCCTGTCATTGCTACGTTTAACAACGGCGTAATAAAAAAATCAGAATTTTACCAAGCAATTCAGGATTTCAAAAAAAAAACCGGTAAACAGGATGTTTCAATTGAAGAGCGCAAACGGCTGGTCAACAATCTGATTATCAGACATTTGATATTGAGACATCCTAGTGCCCAGGAGATAAAGAGCGAGAAAAATTTTATTAGAGCCATTAAAGCATATGAAAATGCAACGATAATAAAATTTTTCCTTGAAAAGGAAATCGGTCGTAAAATGATTGCCACTGACGAGGAGATACGTAAGTTTTACGACGCCAATCCTGATCGATTTAAAACGTCTAAAAAGGCATCAACTCTGGTGATTCTCCTTCGAAACCGGGAAGAAGCTGAACTCGTGAAGAAAAAAATTGAAAGCGGTGAAGATTTTTCAGCACTGGTAGCTCATTACTCCGTCGATCTTTCTACCGTTAAAAATGGGGGTAAATTACTGGTAGAAGACGGTAAGGTTTTGCCCGTAATTGGAAAGGCCGTTTTTAGCCTTAAAGAAAATGAAATCAGTCCGATTTTAGAAACCAATTACGGCTACAGTATTTTCAAAGTGGAAAAGATTATACCGGCAGAGACAAAATCCTTTGAAGCAGCCAGGGATGAGGTCAAGACGCAGATTTTGAAGCAAAAAGAAGCCGAAGCATTTTTACAGATGGAGGAACGGCTAAAAAAAGGGGCGGAAATTAAAATTTCTGAAAAACTGCTGTAG
- a CDS encoding HD domain-containing protein → MTRIADLLFEVRMLKDLNRTGYAFLGAGRESIAEHSFTTAFLCFVMARLEPDADAEKLMSMALVHDTAEARTGDLNYVNKHYNIVDEPHAVSDLVQDLDLAKEIPELIDEFNQGETMEARLVNDADQLSFILELKKLKDLGATSPESWLPFVVGRLKTDTGKQLAREILGTRWDEWWTRGYSE, encoded by the coding sequence ATGACACGGATTGCCGATCTTTTGTTTGAAGTACGAATGCTCAAGGATTTAAACCGGACCGGTTACGCTTTTTTAGGGGCAGGACGGGAAAGCATTGCGGAACACAGTTTCACCACAGCGTTTTTATGTTTTGTTATGGCCCGCCTTGAACCGGATGCTGATGCTGAAAAGCTTATGTCCATGGCATTGGTGCATGATACGGCTGAAGCCCGGACAGGGGATTTAAATTATGTGAATAAACACTATAATATCGTGGATGAACCCCATGCAGTATCGGATTTGGTCCAGGATCTTGACTTGGCAAAAGAGATTCCCGAGCTTATTGATGAATTCAACCAGGGAGAAACCATGGAAGCTCGCTTAGTCAATGATGCGGATCAGCTCTCCTTTATTCTTGAATTAAAAAAATTAAAAGACCTTGGCGCCACCTCGCCTGAATCCTGGCTGCCCTTTGTGGTCGGTCGCCTTAAGACAGATACGGGTAAGCAGCTTGCCCGGGAGATTCTCGGCACGCGCTGGGATGAATGGTGGACCCGTGGATATTCGGAATAA
- a CDS encoding MotA/TolQ/ExbB proton channel family protein gives MDISSIIGCVSGIGFILGTILLGGPIGMFINIPSILIVVGGTIAATMIGFPLGDVIGIIKTAIKVFMFKIEKAEDIIANLTEISNKARKGGLLSIEGDIQSTSDPYLAQALQMTVDGVKTEDIGQIMEKKMELTKKSLETGSNIFAAMAAYAPAFGMIGTLIGLVQMLANLDDPSTIGPKMAVAMITTFYGAIMANLFFIPMSDKLKGRTEEEITNMNIVYEGILSIREGEHPKLMEDKLKVYLGDGAKEEKK, from the coding sequence ATGGATATTTCTTCAATAATCGGCTGCGTCTCCGGTATCGGGTTCATTCTGGGTACCATTCTTTTGGGTGGTCCCATCGGTATGTTCATCAATATTCCATCTATTCTCATTGTTGTGGGCGGCACCATTGCCGCAACCATGATTGGTTTCCCCTTGGGTGACGTTATAGGCATCATTAAAACCGCCATTAAGGTGTTCATGTTTAAAATTGAAAAAGCCGAGGATATCATTGCCAATCTTACGGAAATATCCAATAAAGCCAGAAAAGGCGGATTGCTCTCCATTGAAGGTGATATTCAGAGTACTTCAGATCCCTATTTGGCCCAAGCCCTGCAGATGACTGTAGACGGGGTTAAGACTGAAGATATTGGTCAGATCATGGAAAAGAAGATGGAATTGACCAAAAAGAGTCTGGAGACCGGTTCGAACATTTTTGCTGCTATGGCTGCCTATGCACCGGCATTCGGCATGATCGGTACGCTGATTGGCCTTGTGCAGATGTTGGCCAATCTGGATGATCCCTCCACCATTGGTCCGAAAATGGCAGTCGCCATGATTACCACATTTTATGGGGCCATCATGGCCAACCTTTTTTTTATTCCCATGAGTGATAAGCTCAAAGGACGTACAGAAGAAGAAATTACCAATATGAATATTGTTTATGAGGGCATCTTATCCATCCGGGAAGGTGAACATCCAAAACTTATGGAGGACAAACTGAAAGTTTATTTGGGGGATGGAGCCAAGGAAGAGAAGAAGTAA
- a CDS encoding DNRLRE domain-containing protein, which translates to MKQEKQFTVDMYRWLTLTSLLLSSVFFQPAVTVNAATYTVFPTDDTYVEELSPYNVKGALGYMQLGGYTNLTYSYLKFNFDFLYEEEIVTSVTLSISGSWIGSTTSDISLYLVNDDSWDEQTLSWSNQPASEINADNLIGTYSYSYFFPFVASQWNLLSNMQWASLFEGQDDTQLTLLLAGSSFFFFSSEGFLPPYITIVTEPADDNVSGTQTPVPLPSSLWLICIPCLVYGVNRIYRNHFSKQL; encoded by the coding sequence GTGAAACAAGAAAAACAATTCACGGTTGACATGTACCGGTGGTTAACCCTGACATCATTACTGTTGTCTTCTGTATTTTTCCAACCTGCCGTGACAGTCAATGCGGCTACCTACACGGTATTCCCAACGGACGACACGTATGTTGAGGAACTAAGCCCCTACAACGTTAAAGGTGCCCTTGGTTATATGCAACTTGGTGGATATACAAACTTAACGTACAGCTATCTGAAATTTAACTTTGATTTTCTATATGAGGAAGAGATTGTTACTTCTGTAACCCTTTCCATCAGTGGATCGTGGATCGGATCAACTACCAGCGACATCAGCCTATATCTTGTTAATGATGACTCATGGGATGAACAGACATTATCATGGAGCAATCAACCGGCATCCGAAATTAATGCAGATAATCTGATCGGAACATATAGTTATAGTTATTTCTTTCCTTTTGTCGCGTCACAGTGGAATCTACTCAGCAACATGCAATGGGCTTCTCTATTCGAGGGGCAAGACGACACCCAACTGACCTTGTTGCTCGCAGGCTCATCCTTTTTTTTCTTTAGCTCAGAAGGTTTTTTGCCTCCTTATATAACCATTGTTACCGAACCGGCAGACGATAACGTAAGCGGGACACAGACGCCTGTCCCACTACCTTCTTCTCTTTGGCTGATCTGCATTCCTTGCTTGGTCTACGGTGTAAATCGAATCTATCGTAATCACTTTTCCAAGCAATTATGA
- a CDS encoding VPLPA-CTERM sorting domain-containing protein gives MKKSVFLLLAILILPFFQQTAHASIVYGSSVTENYLISNSVSTFIPQTVYTQNQTSVNALSDTRAGVFSGTSSFSGSPVSIEDTDISMTSTVGGSVDGSTGGSIALTAYTSVDYTDVDGDTNAWNTAINPDPVNYMGMVYNPSIVGATIKQMVSVNVSQTFTNTGDSSVSLLLDGFLDGLDSIDFSTFTSTTGDASAEYTIQTASIEVLEYSPEAAGTSASWSIDLLDADSVAQIISVNTAADGYSYQFSTALVITTSITNMDGTSTGTTTYGQVETVALEGNFDIGLLTVNASLSEVPVPSSLLLLISGVGGITFIRRRRG, from the coding sequence ATGAAGAAAAGTGTGTTTCTTTTGTTAGCCATTTTAATTCTGCCGTTTTTTCAGCAAACGGCTCATGCCAGTATCGTATACGGTTCATCAGTGACCGAAAACTATTTAATTTCTAATAGTGTCAGTACTTTTATACCTCAGACGGTATATACCCAAAACCAGACCAGCGTTAATGCGTTATCTGATACCCGGGCTGGAGTATTTAGCGGTACAAGTTCTTTTAGCGGCTCTCCGGTATCAATAGAAGACACCGATATCTCAATGACGTCAACAGTCGGTGGTAGTGTGGATGGGAGCACAGGAGGCAGTATAGCGCTTACAGCGTATACATCCGTCGACTATACCGATGTAGATGGAGATACTAATGCGTGGAATACTGCCATAAATCCAGACCCTGTTAACTATATGGGGATGGTCTATAATCCGAGTATCGTCGGTGCTACGATTAAGCAAATGGTTAGTGTTAATGTCTCACAGACTTTTACAAATACCGGCGATTCCTCAGTATCGCTACTGTTGGATGGCTTTTTGGATGGTTTGGATTCTATCGATTTTAGTACTTTTACTAGCACGACTGGTGATGCCTCAGCTGAATATACAATTCAAACAGCTTCTATTGAAGTGTTGGAATATAGTCCGGAGGCGGCCGGCACAAGTGCCAGTTGGAGCATCGATTTGCTGGATGCTGATAGTGTTGCACAGATAATTTCGGTCAACACTGCCGCAGATGGTTATTCTTATCAGTTTTCAACAGCTTTAGTCATTACAACGTCTATCACCAACATGGATGGAACGAGTACAGGGACGACAACTTACGGTCAGGTAGAGACAGTAGCATTAGAGGGCAATTTTGACATTGGCTTATTAACGGTAAACGCATCTCTCAGCGAGGTTCCGGTTCCTTCTTCACTCTTGTTATTGATTTCCGGTGTTGGGGGGATCACTTTTATCAGGCGCAGGAGAGGCTAA
- a CDS encoding OmpA family protein, producing the protein MAENDEESGGQKKKVVKEEVINVTEGAPAWMATFADLVTLLMCFFVLLFAMSTTQQETYKELVKSLRSALGAQAVPESGTREGLTMHPVPSEKEADDQSVDELGGMIEKEMDDIVSEIRELVLFNKLGGEVSVTKTEAGVVITMSDLLLFSAGATQLSPKGLEILQKVASVLAKLAYHVKVRGHTDSEPITSSIYPSNWELSSARASTVARLLVANGVPPFYISAEGYAQYHPVATNDTAQGRARNRRVEIVYERDSIARQFEGMYRK; encoded by the coding sequence ATGGCTGAAAACGACGAAGAATCCGGTGGACAGAAAAAAAAGGTCGTCAAAGAAGAGGTTATCAATGTCACCGAAGGTGCACCTGCATGGATGGCCACCTTTGCCGATCTTGTAACGCTTTTGATGTGCTTTTTTGTGCTTTTGTTTGCCATGAGTACCACCCAGCAGGAAACATATAAGGAGTTGGTCAAATCCCTGCGAAGTGCATTAGGTGCCCAGGCTGTACCTGAGTCAGGGACCCGGGAAGGGTTGACAATGCATCCGGTGCCTTCGGAAAAAGAAGCGGACGACCAGTCTGTTGATGAGCTTGGCGGCATGATTGAAAAGGAAATGGATGATATTGTTTCTGAAATAAGGGAACTGGTTCTTTTTAATAAACTGGGCGGAGAGGTCAGTGTTACTAAAACCGAAGCCGGTGTGGTTATCACCATGTCCGACCTGCTGCTTTTTTCAGCCGGTGCTACCCAGTTGTCTCCCAAGGGATTAGAAATACTGCAAAAGGTAGCATCGGTTTTGGCAAAGCTTGCCTACCACGTAAAGGTCCGGGGGCATACCGATTCCGAGCCTATCACCTCATCTATTTATCCATCGAACTGGGAACTGTCTTCAGCCAGGGCGTCTACAGTTGCACGCCTGCTGGTTGCAAACGGGGTGCCGCCTTTTTATATTTCTGCAGAAGGTTATGCCCAGTATCATCCCGTTGCCACCAATGATACGGCACAGGGCCGGGCCCGGAACCGGCGGGTGGAGATTGTTTACGAGCGTGACAGTATCGCCCGGCAGTTCGAAGGCATGTATAGAAAGTAA
- a CDS encoding HEAT repeat domain-containing protein translates to MNAKKKFHILIGLLCAVLILSVAITAFGANLKSQPVNNRTVPNKTQELSNQSSDGAGDKANSGQPVSTEKKQIGEKAKIATTDKISPDESQVTDRLYDVLKLRSQPSEETIQRLEGYLNDENMGIVAEAIDALAHVGMSSEFKERVFNILKQKAADKYYPARSNALIAAAMFGMDEQFLPILSGLLEQKGEQGEEDMALALRSLSFVKSPKFLPYLNQIIAQSQNRQTQKMAYGIMARHDLVESNRFLKEMLGSSNEQKQNNSTWALSRANKPKQNKILEDALTQNLLKKEAVALVASSPCAADVFGNILNNNAIKTDQKLYYLNVIAANTLNAGLKVRDGMKNALKPLLDSDNRKLKLEAIRTLGKVGGDVEDTAKLLAPELHSSDQEIKEQAFFAYSAYVSRKTYKPLLDLLWDDNEKIRRGAIAIAGNYADVSDAEQLMKALKHDDEFIKKQVKLILDKL, encoded by the coding sequence ATGAATGCGAAAAAAAAATTTCATATCCTAATTGGGCTTTTGTGTGCGGTACTAATTCTATCTGTTGCAATTACCGCTTTCGGTGCAAATTTAAAAAGCCAACCTGTAAACAACCGGACAGTTCCAAACAAAACGCAAGAATTGTCAAATCAATCTTCCGATGGAGCTGGTGATAAGGCAAATTCAGGCCAACCAGTATCGACAGAAAAGAAACAGATTGGAGAAAAGGCTAAAATTGCTACAACCGATAAAATTTCGCCGGATGAATCACAAGTTACTGATCGTCTTTACGATGTTCTAAAGTTGAGAAGCCAACCCTCAGAAGAAACCATTCAACGACTTGAGGGCTATTTAAATGATGAGAATATGGGTATCGTCGCTGAAGCCATAGATGCACTTGCTCATGTAGGGATGAGCAGTGAGTTTAAAGAGAGGGTTTTTAATATTCTAAAGCAAAAGGCCGCAGATAAATATTATCCTGCCAGAAGCAATGCGCTTATTGCGGCGGCCATGTTTGGCATGGATGAGCAATTCTTGCCGATTCTTAGTGGCTTGTTAGAACAAAAAGGCGAGCAGGGTGAGGAAGATATGGCGCTTGCCCTTCGATCCTTATCTTTTGTAAAATCTCCCAAATTTTTGCCGTATTTGAATCAGATCATTGCCCAAAGTCAAAATCGGCAAACCCAGAAAATGGCATACGGCATTATGGCCAGGCATGATTTAGTTGAAAGCAATCGATTTTTAAAGGAAATGCTTGGTTCATCTAATGAACAAAAACAAAACAACAGCACATGGGCACTGTCAAGGGCAAACAAACCCAAACAGAATAAGATTTTGGAAGATGCCTTGACGCAAAACCTGCTTAAAAAAGAAGCTGTAGCGTTAGTGGCATCAAGTCCCTGTGCCGCTGATGTGTTCGGCAATATTCTCAACAACAACGCCATAAAAACAGATCAGAAATTATACTATTTGAATGTTATCGCGGCAAACACACTCAATGCAGGTCTAAAAGTACGAGATGGTATGAAAAATGCTTTGAAACCATTGTTGGATTCCGACAACCGGAAATTGAAACTGGAAGCTATTCGTACTTTAGGAAAAGTTGGGGGTGATGTTGAAGATACCGCTAAGCTGCTGGCGCCTGAATTGCATTCTTCAGATCAAGAGATAAAGGAGCAAGCCTTTTTTGCGTATTCGGCTTATGTTTCAAGAAAAACCTATAAACCACTTTTGGATCTGCTGTGGGATGATAACGAAAAAATACGCAGAGGAGCTATAGCTATTGCCGGAAATTACGCAGATGTATCAGACGCGGAACAACTGATGAAGGCATTAAAACATGACGATGAATTTATAAAAAAACAAGTCAAACTGATTTTAGACAAATTATAA